Proteins encoded within one genomic window of Cucumis sativus cultivar 9930 chromosome 3, Cucumber_9930_V3, whole genome shotgun sequence:
- the LOC101208584 gene encoding RNA polymerase sigma factor sigE, chloroplastic/mitochondrial isoform X1 — protein MLLRICANELFGDSSPSENLVLSFLKTFSHCIVSRLLGMGVVTVSSAAARTPFRLGVKFSNHSSTLKRPSIVAFKADKHTNTTLVSPHEQVTLPVESNNRRKKRSGNTSKPLKRVKAVLIDEATPCSLDLDYNEAAAKLENIFKLSPMTEDSDKECKDGRSKRGQKRSKKSANRPGDGIVRNQTKRIKRLDLDKRIALKNKKEGKAVALLRKQKDTKNEADEIDGLLLNLEKRIALKSNKEGKAVPSLRKQKETKNEDDEIDRLVRDYSASTDLVSLDWKKMKIPPVLPSSEHTRLFKLVQPMKALVEVQEELQKGLGREPTEGELANATNMNVIQVRRQLEVGRAARNKLIKHNLRLVLFVINKYFEDFASGPKFQDLCQAGVKGLITAIDRFEPKRKFRLSTYALFWIRHAIIRSMTLSSFTRVSFGLDSVRVEIQRAKLELLCELHRLPTEGEITAKVGISQERYLEVMRATKPVYSLHSRHSTTSEELINGITDVEGTGGDNRRQPALLRLALDDVLDSLKPKESLVIRQRYGLDGKGNRTLGEIAGNLNISREMVRKHEVKALMKLKHPARVDYLRRYLI, from the exons ATGCTCTTAAGGATTTGTGCTAATGAATTGTTTGGTGATTCATCCCCAAGCGAAAATTTAGTCCTTTCCTTTCTGAAGACTTTTAGCCATTGTATTGTTTCGAG GCTACTTGGTATGGGAGTTGTGACTGTTTCAAGCGCTGCAGCACGAACTCCTTTTCGGCTGGGTGTGAAATTTTCTAATCACAGTTCTACATTGAAAAGACCATCGATTGTTGCTTTTAAAGCAGATAAGCACACAAACACGACACTGGTCTCACCCCACGAGCAAGTAACATTGCCTGTGGAGAGTAATAacagaaggaagaaaagatcAGGAAATACTAGCAAACCGTTGAAGAGAGTTAAAGCTGTCCTTATAGATGAAGCTACTCCATGTTCTCTGGATTTGGATTACAATGAGGCTGCTGCTAAActtgaaaacattttcaagCTTAGCCCTATGACTGAGGATTCTGATAAGGAGTGTAAAGATGGCAGATCAAAAAGAGGACAGAAAAGGAGCAAAAAATCAGCCAATAGACCAGGTGATGGCATTGTCAGGAACCAAACTAAGAGGATTAAGCGACTAGATCTCGATAAAAGGATTgcattgaaaaacaaaaaggaaggCAAAGCGGTTGCTTTATTaaggaaacaaaaagataCTAAAAATGAAGCTGATGAGATTGATGGTCTGCTATTAAATCTTGAAAAGAGGATAGCATTGAAAAGTAACAAGGAAGGAAAAGCGGTTCCTTCATTAAGGAAAcagaaagaaaccaaaaatgaagatgatgagATTGATAGGCTTGTAAGAGACTACTCTGCTTCAACTGATTTGGTTAGCTTAGActggaagaaaatgaagattcCTCCTGTTCTTCCTTCATCAGAGCATACCCGCTTGTTCAAGTTGGTCCAGCCAATGAAG GCACTTGTTGAAGTACAAGAGGAGCTGCAGAAAGGGTTAGGAAGAGAACCAACTGAAGGGGAATTGGCAAATGCAACGAATATGAATGTAATTCAAGTAAGGAGACAACTGGAGGTCGGTCGTGCTGCCAGAAATAAGCTCATTAAG CACAATCTACGCCTTGTATTATTTGTAATCAACAAATACTTTGAAGATTTTGCAAGTGGGCCAAAATTTCAAGACCTTTGTCAAGCAGGAGTCAAGGGACTCATTACAGCAATTGATCGATTTGAGCCAAAGAGGAAATTTCGGCTATCGACTTATGCTTTATTTTGGATAAGGCATGCTATTATCCGGTCAATGACTCTGTCAAGCTTCACACGTGTCTCATTTGGACTTGATTCG GTAAGAGTTGAAATTCAAAGAGCTAAACTTGAGTTATTATGTGAGCTTCATAGATTACCAACAGAGGGAGAGATAACTGCAAAAGTTGGCATCTCACAAGAGAGGTACCTAGAAGTAATGAGAGCTACAAAACCAGTTTACTCTCTCCATTCAAGGCACTCAACTACATCGGAAGAGTTGATCAATGGGATCACTGATGTAGAAGGCACGGGAGGTGACAACCGAAGGCAACCAGCTCTTCTGAGGCTTGCTTTAGACGATGTG CTTGATTCTCTTAAGCCAAAGGAGAGCTTGGTGATCAGACAGAGATACGGTCTCGATGGCAAAGGAAACCGAACATTAGGTGAGATAGCCGGaaatctaaatatttcaaGGGAAATGGTTCGAAAGCATGAAGTGAAAGCTCTCATGAAGCTGAAGCATCCTGCAAGAGTCGATTACCTTCGTAGGTATTTAATCTGA
- the LOC101208584 gene encoding RNA polymerase sigma factor sigE, chloroplastic/mitochondrial isoform X2 — MGVVTVSSAAARTPFRLGVKFSNHSSTLKRPSIVAFKADKHTNTTLVSPHEQVTLPVESNNRRKKRSGNTSKPLKRVKAVLIDEATPCSLDLDYNEAAAKLENIFKLSPMTEDSDKECKDGRSKRGQKRSKKSANRPGDGIVRNQTKRIKRLDLDKRIALKNKKEGKAVALLRKQKDTKNEADEIDGLLLNLEKRIALKSNKEGKAVPSLRKQKETKNEDDEIDRLVRDYSASTDLVSLDWKKMKIPPVLPSSEHTRLFKLVQPMKALVEVQEELQKGLGREPTEGELANATNMNVIQVRRQLEVGRAARNKLIKHNLRLVLFVINKYFEDFASGPKFQDLCQAGVKGLITAIDRFEPKRKFRLSTYALFWIRHAIIRSMTLSSFTRVSFGLDSVRVEIQRAKLELLCELHRLPTEGEITAKVGISQERYLEVMRATKPVYSLHSRHSTTSEELINGITDVEGTGGDNRRQPALLRLALDDVLDSLKPKESLVIRQRYGLDGKGNRTLGEIAGNLNISREMVRKHEVKALMKLKHPARVDYLRRYLI; from the exons ATGGGAGTTGTGACTGTTTCAAGCGCTGCAGCACGAACTCCTTTTCGGCTGGGTGTGAAATTTTCTAATCACAGTTCTACATTGAAAAGACCATCGATTGTTGCTTTTAAAGCAGATAAGCACACAAACACGACACTGGTCTCACCCCACGAGCAAGTAACATTGCCTGTGGAGAGTAATAacagaaggaagaaaagatcAGGAAATACTAGCAAACCGTTGAAGAGAGTTAAAGCTGTCCTTATAGATGAAGCTACTCCATGTTCTCTGGATTTGGATTACAATGAGGCTGCTGCTAAActtgaaaacattttcaagCTTAGCCCTATGACTGAGGATTCTGATAAGGAGTGTAAAGATGGCAGATCAAAAAGAGGACAGAAAAGGAGCAAAAAATCAGCCAATAGACCAGGTGATGGCATTGTCAGGAACCAAACTAAGAGGATTAAGCGACTAGATCTCGATAAAAGGATTgcattgaaaaacaaaaaggaaggCAAAGCGGTTGCTTTATTaaggaaacaaaaagataCTAAAAATGAAGCTGATGAGATTGATGGTCTGCTATTAAATCTTGAAAAGAGGATAGCATTGAAAAGTAACAAGGAAGGAAAAGCGGTTCCTTCATTAAGGAAAcagaaagaaaccaaaaatgaagatgatgagATTGATAGGCTTGTAAGAGACTACTCTGCTTCAACTGATTTGGTTAGCTTAGActggaagaaaatgaagattcCTCCTGTTCTTCCTTCATCAGAGCATACCCGCTTGTTCAAGTTGGTCCAGCCAATGAAG GCACTTGTTGAAGTACAAGAGGAGCTGCAGAAAGGGTTAGGAAGAGAACCAACTGAAGGGGAATTGGCAAATGCAACGAATATGAATGTAATTCAAGTAAGGAGACAACTGGAGGTCGGTCGTGCTGCCAGAAATAAGCTCATTAAG CACAATCTACGCCTTGTATTATTTGTAATCAACAAATACTTTGAAGATTTTGCAAGTGGGCCAAAATTTCAAGACCTTTGTCAAGCAGGAGTCAAGGGACTCATTACAGCAATTGATCGATTTGAGCCAAAGAGGAAATTTCGGCTATCGACTTATGCTTTATTTTGGATAAGGCATGCTATTATCCGGTCAATGACTCTGTCAAGCTTCACACGTGTCTCATTTGGACTTGATTCG GTAAGAGTTGAAATTCAAAGAGCTAAACTTGAGTTATTATGTGAGCTTCATAGATTACCAACAGAGGGAGAGATAACTGCAAAAGTTGGCATCTCACAAGAGAGGTACCTAGAAGTAATGAGAGCTACAAAACCAGTTTACTCTCTCCATTCAAGGCACTCAACTACATCGGAAGAGTTGATCAATGGGATCACTGATGTAGAAGGCACGGGAGGTGACAACCGAAGGCAACCAGCTCTTCTGAGGCTTGCTTTAGACGATGTG CTTGATTCTCTTAAGCCAAAGGAGAGCTTGGTGATCAGACAGAGATACGGTCTCGATGGCAAAGGAAACCGAACATTAGGTGAGATAGCCGGaaatctaaatatttcaaGGGAAATGGTTCGAAAGCATGAAGTGAAAGCTCTCATGAAGCTGAAGCATCCTGCAAGAGTCGATTACCTTCGTAGGTATTTAATCTGA